A DNA window from Lutra lutra chromosome 8, mLutLut1.2, whole genome shotgun sequence contains the following coding sequences:
- the NCKAP5L gene encoding nck-associated protein 5-like isoform X1, whose product MCEARAILKNPGEVTILAASVTILAASLGEEAETACPVSLTCSQGPMSEAMDQPAGSPGKPRPGEGGDSGTEPGTCQELLHRLRELEAENSALAQANENQRETYERCLDEVANHVVQALLNQKDLREECIRLKKRVFDLERQNQMLSALFQQKLQLTTGSLPQIPLTPLQPPSEPPASPSLSSAEGPTTSLPLGHCAGQREVCWEQQLRPGGPGPPAAPPLALDALSPFLRKKAQILEVLRALEETDPLLLCSPATPWRPPSEGPGSPEPINGELCGPPQPEPSSWAPYLLLGPGSLGGLLHWERLLGGPGEDEGAGRIWGPGRGPSQAPGTGSGPPCAPGSSSSSSSDEAGDPNEAPSPDTLLGALARKQLNLGQLLEDTESYLQAFLAGAVGPLSGDPPGPGQPSSPEQGPPQLSKSKGLPKSAWDGVTPEAQRPGFGATSEGQGPLPFLSMFMGAGDAPLGSRPGHPYSSSQVKSKLQIGPSSGEAQGPLLPSPARGLKFLKLPPASEKVPSPGGPQLSPQLPRNSRIPCRNSGSDGSPSPLLARRGLGGGELSPEGAQGLPTSPSPCSAALDSAQLRPPPPALSTTLSPGPVVSPCYENILDLSRSTFRGPSPEPPPSPLQVPTYPQLTLEVPRAPEVLRSPGAPSSPCLPEPCTYGSAQEKSLDKTGSESPHPGRRTPSSSSKKPNQGAGRRPGDPGYTPLRDRLAALGKLKTGPEGPEKNGVPAKPGTEKARGAGRSGESPGDMAPPTPRPPEGPEAKGALRGAVALGTSSLKQQEPGLLGDPGARIYSSHSMGARVDLEPVSPRSCLTKVELAKSRLAGALCPQGPRTPAKAPTSAPSLGKPSKSPHGSPTKLPSKSPTKVVPRPVAPPTTKEPPKPDKGKGPPWADCGGAPAQSMAPTPGPADPSQGPEGRAPHSAIEEKVMKGIEENVLRLQGQERAPGTEAKHRNASSIASWFGLKKSKLPALNRRTETAKSKEGAGGGSPLRKEGKMEARKLEAESLNISKLMAKAEDLRRALEEEKAYLSSRARPRPGGPAPGPSTGLGQVQGQLAGMYQGADTFMQQLLNRVDGKELPPKNWREPKPEYGDFQPVSSDPKNPWPACGPRNGLVGPLQGCGKPPGKPNSESGRREEMPSEDNLAEPVPTSHFTACGSLTRTLDSGIGTFPPPDHGSNGTPSKNLPKTKPPQLDPPPGVPPARPPPLTKVPRRAHTLEREVPGIEELLVSGRHPSMPAFPALLTATPGHRGHQPCPDDPCEDPGPPPPVQLAKNWTFPNARATNSSTDPFLCPSRQLEGLPRTPMALPVDRKRSLEPSRPAPPPQGPAFGGSRTPSTSDMGEEGRVASGGPPGLETSESLSDSLYDSLSSCGSQG is encoded by the exons ATGTGTGAAGCCAGGGCCATCCTGAAGAACCCAG GTGAGGTGACCATTCTGGCTGCTAGCGTGACCATTCTGGCTGCCAGCCTGGGTGAGGAGGCAGAGACAG CCTGCCCGGTGTCTCTCACGTGTTCCCAGGGCCCGATGTCAGAGGCCATGGACCAGCCCGCTGGGAGTCCTGGAAAGCCGAGGCCTGGAGAGGGTGGTGACAGCGGCACGGAGCCGGGCACCTGCCAGGAGCTGCTGCACCGACTTCGGGAGCTAGAG GCAGAGAACTCGGCACTTGCCCAGGCCAATGAAAACCAGCGGGAGACCTATGAGCGCTGTCTAGATGAG GTTGCCAACCATGTGGTGCAGGCACTGCTAAACCAGAAG GACCTGCGGGAGGAGTGCATCAGGCTGAAGAAGAGGGTGTTTGACCTGGAACGGCAGAACCAGATGTTGAGCGCCCTGTTTCAGCAGAAACTCCAGCTGACGACGGGCTCCCTCCCTCAG ATCCCACTAACGCCGCTCCAGCCGCCATCAGAGCCCCCGGCCTCCCCCTCCCTGAGCTCTGCCGAGGGACCGACCACCTCGCTGCCTCTGGGGCACTGTgcagggcagagagag GTATGTTGGGAGCAGCAGCTACGGCCAGGAGGCCCAGGACCCCCGGCCGCCCCACCGCTGGCCCTGGATGCCCTGTCCCCGTTCCTTCGAAAGAAAGCGCAGATCCTGGAGGTGCTGAGAGCCCTGGAAGAGACCGACCCCTTGCTGCTTTGCTCGCCTGCCACCCCGTGGCGACCTCCCAGCGAGGGTCCTGGCTCCCCAGAGCCCATCAATGGCGAGCTGTGTGGCCCACCCCAACCCGAACCCTCCTCCTGGGCCCCCTACCTGCTCCTAGGCCCTGGTAGCCTGGGAGGCCTGCTACACTGGGAGCGCCTCTTGGGGGGCCCAGGGGAGGACGAGGGTGCTGGGCGGATCTGGGGCCCTGGCAGGGGCCCCTCCCAGGCTCCAGGCACTGGCTCTGGGCCCCCCTGTGCCCCAGGcagcagctcctcctcctcctctgatgAGGCGGGTGACCCCAATGAGGCACCCAGCCCGGACACCCTACTTGGGGCCCTGGCCCGCAAACAGTTGAACCTGGGCCAGCTCCTTGAGGACACAGAGTCTTACCTGCAGGCCTTCTTGGCCGGGGCTGTGGGCCCACTCAGCGGGGACCCGCCAGGTCCCGGGCAGCCATCTTCTCCAGAACAGGGGCCCCCACAGCtgtccaagtccaaaggcctcCCCAAGTCAGCTTGGGATGGGGTTACTCCAGAGGCCCAGAGGCCAGGCTTTGGTGCTACCTCAGAGGGCCAggggcccctccccttcctcagcaTGTTCATGGGTGCGGGTGATGCCCCCCTGGGCTCACGGCCTGGCCACCCCTACTCCTCATCTCAGGTGAAAAGCAAGCTCCAAATTGGCCCCTCTTCTGGGGAAGCCCAGGGGCCACTTCTGCCCTCTCCAGCCAGAGGTCTCAAGTTTCTAAAGCTGCCTCCAGCTTCGGAGAAGGTCCCCAGCCCAGGAGGCCCCCAGCTCAGCCCCCAGCTTCCCCGGAACTCCCGAATTCCCTGTCGAAACAGTGGCTCTGatggcagcccctccccactactGGCCCGCAGGGGTCTGGGTGGAGGAGAGCTATCCCCGGAGGGAGCACAGGGCCTGCCCAccagcccttccccctgctccgcAGCTCTGGACTCTGCACAGCTCAGACCACCCCCGCCAGCCTTGTCTACCACACTGTCCCCGGGACCCGTGGTTTCTCCCTGCTATGAGAACATTCTGGACCTTTCCCGGAGCACCTTTAGGGGGCCTTCCCCAGAGCCACCTCCATCCCCACTGCAGGTACCCACCTACCCACAATTAACTCTGGAGGTGCCACGGGCCCCTGAGGTCCTCAGAAGTCCTGGAGCTCCCTCCAGCCCTTGCCTCCCAGAACCCTGCACCTATGGGAGTGCCCAGGAGAAGAGTCTGGACAAAACTGGCTCGGAGTCTCCCCATCCTGGCCGCCGGACCCCCAGCAGCTCATCCAAGAAACCCAACCAGGGGGCCGGGCGGCGCCCTGGGGATCCTGGCTACACCCCTCTGCGGGACAGACTGGCGGCCCTGGGGAAACTGAAGACTGGCCCCGAGGGGCCAGAGAAGAATGGGGTGCCAGCCAAGCCTGGCACCGAGAAGGCCCGGGGAGCAGGGAGGTCTGGGGAGAGCCCTGGAGACATGgcgcctcccacccccaggcctcctgAGGGGCCAGAAGCCAAGGGGGCCCTGCGGGGGGCAGTGGCCTTGGGCACGAGCAGCCTGAAGCAGCAAGAACCTGGGCTCCTGGGAGACCCCGGGGCCCGCATCTACTCCTCCCACTCCATGGGGGCCCGGGTGGACCTGGAGCCCGTCTCACCACGGAGCTGCCTCACCAAAGTGGAGCTGGCCAAGAGCCGGCTGGCAGGGGCCCTGTGCCCCCAGGGACCCCGCACCCCTGCCAAAGCACCAACCTCAGCCCCCAGCCTTGGCAAGCCCAGTAAGAGCCCCCATGGCAGCCCGACGAAGCTGCCTTCCAAGTCACCCACCAAGGTGGTACCGCGCCCTGTGGCCCCACCGACCACCAAGGAGCCCCCGAAGCCTGACAAGGGGAAGGGCCCTCCTTGGGCTGACTGTGGCGGTGCTCCGGCCCAGTCTAtggcccccacccccggccctgcAGACCCCAGCCAAGGCCCAGAGGGCCGGGCCCCACACTCAGCCATCGAGGAGAAGGTGATGAAGGGCATTGAGGAGAACGTGCTGCGGCTGCAGGGCCAGGAGCGGGCGCCGGGCACCGAGGCCAAGCACCGCAACGCCAGCAGCATCGCCAGCTGGTTCGGCCTGAAGAAGAGCAAGCTACCGGCACTGAACCGCCGCACCGAGACCGCCAAGAGCAAGGAAGGGGCCGGCGGGGGCTCCCCGCTCCGGAAGGAGGGCAAGATGGAAGCCCGGAAGCTGGAGGCCGAGAGCCTCAACATCTCCAAGCTGATGGCTAAGGCAGAAGACCTGCGCCGGgccctggaggaggagaaggcctACCTGAGCAGCAGGGCCCGGCCACGGCCTGGAGGCCCAGCCCCGGGACCGAGTACCgggctggggcaggtgcagggccAGCTGGCTGGCATGTACCAGGGCGCAGACACCTTCATGCAGCAGCTCCTCAACAG GGTGGATGGCAAGGAGCTGCCGCCCAAGAACTGGCGGGAGCCCAAACCCGAGTATGGCGATTTCCAGCCAGTGTCCTCTGACCCCAAGAACCCCTGGCCAGCCTGTGGGCCTCGAAATGGCCTGGTGGGGCCTCTTCAGGGCTGTGGAAAACCTCCTGGAAAG CCGAACAGCGAGTCAGGAAGGCGGGAAGAGATGCCCTCAGAGGACAACCTGGCTGAGCCAGTGCCCACCTCACACTTCACAG cctgtggCTCCTTGACTCGAACCCTGGACAGTGGCATTGGGACCTTTCCACCCCCAGACCATGGCAGCAATGGGACCCCCAGCAAGAATCTTCCCAAGACAAAGCCACCACAGCTGGACCCCCCACCCGGAGTGCCCCCGGCTCGGCCCCCACCCCTTACCAAAGTCCCCCGCCGTGCCCACACGCTGGAGCGTGAGGTGCCGGGCATAGAGGAGCTGCTGGTGAGCGGGCGGCACCCTAGCATGCCGGCCTTCCCCGCGCTGCTCACCGCCACTCCCGGCCACCGGGGCCATCAGCCCTGTCCTGATG ATCCCTGTGAAGACCCAGGTCCTCCCCCTCCCGTCCAGCTGGCTAAGAACTGGACTTTCCCCAACGCAAGGGCAACCAACAGCTCCACTGACCCTTTTCTTTGCCCATCCCGACAATTGGAGGGGCTGCCCAGGACCCCCATG gcCCTGCCCGTGGACCGGAAGCGGAGCCTGGAGCCCAGCCGCCCAGCCCCTCCACCCCAGGGCCCAGCATTCGGAGGTAGCCGCACACCCAGCACGTCGGACATGGGCGAGGAAGGGAGAGTGGCCAGTGGGGGTCCCCCAGGTTTGGAGACCTCAGAGTCTCTCAGCGACTCCCTCTACGATTCGCTCTCCTCCTGTGGGAGTCAGGGCTGA
- the NCKAP5L gene encoding nck-associated protein 5-like isoform X4 — translation MCEARAILKNPGEVTILAASVTILAASLGEEAETACPVSLTCSQGPMSEAMDQPAGSPGKPRPGEGGDSGTEPGTCQELLHRLRELEAENSALAQANENQRETYERCLDEVANHVVQALLNQKDLREECIRLKKRVFDLERQNQMLSALFQQKLQLTTGSLPQIPLTPLQPPSEPPASPSLSSAEGPTTSLPLGHCAGQREVCWEQQLRPGGPGPPAAPPLALDALSPFLRKKAQILEVLRALEETDPLLLCSPATPWRPPSEGPGSPEPINGELCGPPQPEPSSWAPYLLLGPGSLGGLLHWERLLGGPGEDEGAGRIWGPGRGPSQAPGTGSGPPCAPGSSSSSSSDEAGDPNEAPSPDTLLGALARKQLNLGQLLEDTESYLQAFLAGAVGPLSGDPPGPGQPSSPEQGPPQLSKSKGLPKSAWDGVTPEAQRPGFGATSEGQGPLPFLSMFMGAGDAPLGSRPGHPYSSSQVKSKLQIGPSSGEAQGPLLPSPARGLKFLKLPPASEKVPSPGGPQLSPQLPRNSRIPCRNSGSDGSPSPLLARRGLGGGELSPEGAQGLPTSPSPCSAALDSAQLRPPPPALSTTLSPGPVVSPCYENILDLSRSTFRGPSPEPPPSPLQVPTYPQLTLEVPRAPEVLRSPGAPSSPCLPEPCTYGSAQEKSLDKTGSESPHPGRRTPSSSSKKPNQGAGRRPGDPGYTPLRDRLAALGKLKTGPEGPEKNGVPAKPGTEKARGAGRSGESPGDMAPPTPRPPEGPEAKGALRGAVALGTSSLKQQEPGLLGDPGARIYSSHSMGARVDLEPVSPRSCLTKVELAKSRLAGALCPQGPRTPAKAPTSAPSLGKPSKSPHGSPTKLPSKSPTKVVPRPVAPPTTKEPPKPDKGKGPPWADCGGAPAQSMAPTPGPADPSQGPEGRAPHSAIEEKVMKGIEENVLRLQGQERAPGTEAKHRNASSIASWFGLKKSKLPALNRRTETAKSKEGAGGGSPLRKEGKMEARKLEAESLNISKLMAKAEDLRRALEEEKAYLSSRARPRPGGPAPGPSTGLGQVQGQLAGMYQGADTFMQQLLNRVDGKELPPKNWREPKPEYGDFQPVSSDPKNPWPACGPRNGLVGPLQGCGKPPGKPNSESGRREEMPSEDNLAEPVPTSHFTACGSLTRTLDSGIGTFPPPDHGSNGTPSKNLPKTKPPQLDPPPGVPPARPPPLTKVPRRAHTLEREVPGIEELLVSGRHPSMPAFPALLTATPGHRGHQPCPDGPARGPEAEPGAQPPSPSTPGPSIRR, via the exons ATGTGTGAAGCCAGGGCCATCCTGAAGAACCCAG GTGAGGTGACCATTCTGGCTGCTAGCGTGACCATTCTGGCTGCCAGCCTGGGTGAGGAGGCAGAGACAG CCTGCCCGGTGTCTCTCACGTGTTCCCAGGGCCCGATGTCAGAGGCCATGGACCAGCCCGCTGGGAGTCCTGGAAAGCCGAGGCCTGGAGAGGGTGGTGACAGCGGCACGGAGCCGGGCACCTGCCAGGAGCTGCTGCACCGACTTCGGGAGCTAGAG GCAGAGAACTCGGCACTTGCCCAGGCCAATGAAAACCAGCGGGAGACCTATGAGCGCTGTCTAGATGAG GTTGCCAACCATGTGGTGCAGGCACTGCTAAACCAGAAG GACCTGCGGGAGGAGTGCATCAGGCTGAAGAAGAGGGTGTTTGACCTGGAACGGCAGAACCAGATGTTGAGCGCCCTGTTTCAGCAGAAACTCCAGCTGACGACGGGCTCCCTCCCTCAG ATCCCACTAACGCCGCTCCAGCCGCCATCAGAGCCCCCGGCCTCCCCCTCCCTGAGCTCTGCCGAGGGACCGACCACCTCGCTGCCTCTGGGGCACTGTgcagggcagagagag GTATGTTGGGAGCAGCAGCTACGGCCAGGAGGCCCAGGACCCCCGGCCGCCCCACCGCTGGCCCTGGATGCCCTGTCCCCGTTCCTTCGAAAGAAAGCGCAGATCCTGGAGGTGCTGAGAGCCCTGGAAGAGACCGACCCCTTGCTGCTTTGCTCGCCTGCCACCCCGTGGCGACCTCCCAGCGAGGGTCCTGGCTCCCCAGAGCCCATCAATGGCGAGCTGTGTGGCCCACCCCAACCCGAACCCTCCTCCTGGGCCCCCTACCTGCTCCTAGGCCCTGGTAGCCTGGGAGGCCTGCTACACTGGGAGCGCCTCTTGGGGGGCCCAGGGGAGGACGAGGGTGCTGGGCGGATCTGGGGCCCTGGCAGGGGCCCCTCCCAGGCTCCAGGCACTGGCTCTGGGCCCCCCTGTGCCCCAGGcagcagctcctcctcctcctctgatgAGGCGGGTGACCCCAATGAGGCACCCAGCCCGGACACCCTACTTGGGGCCCTGGCCCGCAAACAGTTGAACCTGGGCCAGCTCCTTGAGGACACAGAGTCTTACCTGCAGGCCTTCTTGGCCGGGGCTGTGGGCCCACTCAGCGGGGACCCGCCAGGTCCCGGGCAGCCATCTTCTCCAGAACAGGGGCCCCCACAGCtgtccaagtccaaaggcctcCCCAAGTCAGCTTGGGATGGGGTTACTCCAGAGGCCCAGAGGCCAGGCTTTGGTGCTACCTCAGAGGGCCAggggcccctccccttcctcagcaTGTTCATGGGTGCGGGTGATGCCCCCCTGGGCTCACGGCCTGGCCACCCCTACTCCTCATCTCAGGTGAAAAGCAAGCTCCAAATTGGCCCCTCTTCTGGGGAAGCCCAGGGGCCACTTCTGCCCTCTCCAGCCAGAGGTCTCAAGTTTCTAAAGCTGCCTCCAGCTTCGGAGAAGGTCCCCAGCCCAGGAGGCCCCCAGCTCAGCCCCCAGCTTCCCCGGAACTCCCGAATTCCCTGTCGAAACAGTGGCTCTGatggcagcccctccccactactGGCCCGCAGGGGTCTGGGTGGAGGAGAGCTATCCCCGGAGGGAGCACAGGGCCTGCCCAccagcccttccccctgctccgcAGCTCTGGACTCTGCACAGCTCAGACCACCCCCGCCAGCCTTGTCTACCACACTGTCCCCGGGACCCGTGGTTTCTCCCTGCTATGAGAACATTCTGGACCTTTCCCGGAGCACCTTTAGGGGGCCTTCCCCAGAGCCACCTCCATCCCCACTGCAGGTACCCACCTACCCACAATTAACTCTGGAGGTGCCACGGGCCCCTGAGGTCCTCAGAAGTCCTGGAGCTCCCTCCAGCCCTTGCCTCCCAGAACCCTGCACCTATGGGAGTGCCCAGGAGAAGAGTCTGGACAAAACTGGCTCGGAGTCTCCCCATCCTGGCCGCCGGACCCCCAGCAGCTCATCCAAGAAACCCAACCAGGGGGCCGGGCGGCGCCCTGGGGATCCTGGCTACACCCCTCTGCGGGACAGACTGGCGGCCCTGGGGAAACTGAAGACTGGCCCCGAGGGGCCAGAGAAGAATGGGGTGCCAGCCAAGCCTGGCACCGAGAAGGCCCGGGGAGCAGGGAGGTCTGGGGAGAGCCCTGGAGACATGgcgcctcccacccccaggcctcctgAGGGGCCAGAAGCCAAGGGGGCCCTGCGGGGGGCAGTGGCCTTGGGCACGAGCAGCCTGAAGCAGCAAGAACCTGGGCTCCTGGGAGACCCCGGGGCCCGCATCTACTCCTCCCACTCCATGGGGGCCCGGGTGGACCTGGAGCCCGTCTCACCACGGAGCTGCCTCACCAAAGTGGAGCTGGCCAAGAGCCGGCTGGCAGGGGCCCTGTGCCCCCAGGGACCCCGCACCCCTGCCAAAGCACCAACCTCAGCCCCCAGCCTTGGCAAGCCCAGTAAGAGCCCCCATGGCAGCCCGACGAAGCTGCCTTCCAAGTCACCCACCAAGGTGGTACCGCGCCCTGTGGCCCCACCGACCACCAAGGAGCCCCCGAAGCCTGACAAGGGGAAGGGCCCTCCTTGGGCTGACTGTGGCGGTGCTCCGGCCCAGTCTAtggcccccacccccggccctgcAGACCCCAGCCAAGGCCCAGAGGGCCGGGCCCCACACTCAGCCATCGAGGAGAAGGTGATGAAGGGCATTGAGGAGAACGTGCTGCGGCTGCAGGGCCAGGAGCGGGCGCCGGGCACCGAGGCCAAGCACCGCAACGCCAGCAGCATCGCCAGCTGGTTCGGCCTGAAGAAGAGCAAGCTACCGGCACTGAACCGCCGCACCGAGACCGCCAAGAGCAAGGAAGGGGCCGGCGGGGGCTCCCCGCTCCGGAAGGAGGGCAAGATGGAAGCCCGGAAGCTGGAGGCCGAGAGCCTCAACATCTCCAAGCTGATGGCTAAGGCAGAAGACCTGCGCCGGgccctggaggaggagaaggcctACCTGAGCAGCAGGGCCCGGCCACGGCCTGGAGGCCCAGCCCCGGGACCGAGTACCgggctggggcaggtgcagggccAGCTGGCTGGCATGTACCAGGGCGCAGACACCTTCATGCAGCAGCTCCTCAACAG GGTGGATGGCAAGGAGCTGCCGCCCAAGAACTGGCGGGAGCCCAAACCCGAGTATGGCGATTTCCAGCCAGTGTCCTCTGACCCCAAGAACCCCTGGCCAGCCTGTGGGCCTCGAAATGGCCTGGTGGGGCCTCTTCAGGGCTGTGGAAAACCTCCTGGAAAG CCGAACAGCGAGTCAGGAAGGCGGGAAGAGATGCCCTCAGAGGACAACCTGGCTGAGCCAGTGCCCACCTCACACTTCACAG cctgtggCTCCTTGACTCGAACCCTGGACAGTGGCATTGGGACCTTTCCACCCCCAGACCATGGCAGCAATGGGACCCCCAGCAAGAATCTTCCCAAGACAAAGCCACCACAGCTGGACCCCCCACCCGGAGTGCCCCCGGCTCGGCCCCCACCCCTTACCAAAGTCCCCCGCCGTGCCCACACGCTGGAGCGTGAGGTGCCGGGCATAGAGGAGCTGCTGGTGAGCGGGCGGCACCCTAGCATGCCGGCCTTCCCCGCGCTGCTCACCGCCACTCCCGGCCACCGGGGCCATCAGCCCTGTCCTGATG gcCCTGCCCGTGGACCGGAAGCGGAGCCTGGAGCCCAGCCGCCCAGCCCCTCCACCCCAGGGCCCAGCATTCGGAGGTAG